A portion of the Chaetodon trifascialis isolate fChaTrf1 chromosome 7, fChaTrf1.hap1, whole genome shotgun sequence genome contains these proteins:
- the LOC139334504 gene encoding zinc finger protein 804B yields the protein MGPKPREATGMACSACYYLVISSTHLSNGHFRRVKGVFRGPLCPTATSDSPECAERALGCSVEDLKALFYCELCHKQYLRHQEFDNHINSYDHAHKQRLKELKHREFARNVASKSWKDQRKQDKALRRLHQLARLQQDTQQVPERTYGLRSAVRAVSQKDRDMDQRDHSPQDKPESFNHTQRPPPMQPRTAPLSHLPEHPYQSPSQIPLATALAESPRITYPASNSSPSAVNPQSCLGLYPQLPGRLGVSFCFSRRGPRLEPSASVFSDLEEEEREKREQMKERIKGIMEDIDREIGEVEERKYSDSEKLKSSSDNSEPSDMVPIPRETAREEEETEKRDTVKEHSSLSTEVPDNQSHDSLFSPSQALRSTALAGAHMDTEHTDSETERKQEKEGTEDSQYMCVLGKDGSTCLRWPVSLLKFTKSQPNICYSCNPLCLNPQRPEQLTEELQESRQNHLCALSDESNPRVPAILTPDAHSCLHRQTRQELRAHRQAQTEENFKAEQHIDVETEEHLFLKNKDLSSSDTRPERGRCMLSMESCVRAASHPFDPAHSDSSDTNSQNPLGGRLGGARGIRERAITALSCKSQSVTQGTCISPSRCECGSETMCKCASAPQPYVGVSEVSRKKRKASTKKHKLGKRKRSKKEKASNKRQSVRCKVRSVVSTVSTGVERREEAVGSWGKKKRQGEMGEMRRRRMVQRAGSSCLLGRCEAEPVSVSVRKRRPHRSHSTESQSQPDREQAERCSASSQLARHTADRDTKGEGKRDQDAVTFPWRSHFSLHSFTPGCNSKLFWERGHHSNPRSFIDCCYPDNSCGCSPARKRKVLHRDRKFIHRKRKSLRRREVWEETERGKKMRGHSGGRDRGLVSDTEQWEWMRGSCPGGSEEVRPRAGWRSRNRVVEWERLSRFSPSPSSWGQRNRHLSTEDVEWDRCSVDRWTWGSSDSWEDRGTHRSTSGSGTGADSRDSPACVWKFAGSSRSSSRHFSSPEWWTSRQTYSPQSVINTRASRCHSPRSCSPCSSTSMSELSWEWSRSSTCSGVTVDGLTVSSCRTSSGAPGVSSEAPQEAKKQSSPTSTPSSHTSGSFSHSSPHRSSFAPTVSGLNTRHCDKSPSQLKEPNLQSDLGHGSPGPVATSRTGATPGMSPGKSGPQKSTRMLLLPLIGKLPAIQRKARRRKGLLEKSQEKEGEDEEEAKGSGGDPGAVINSQKCPLAESNPSSMPNLCPSQIRTDYKQTGGETVLPISFTAEEMDKYRLLQEQAREHMQKVLEKTQESADLLKEANYTHTAQADNCGTSEEQFTPAPANNPPQPQPQSIHTDTMQTQAQHSLQVSLPLPHVTPQENFTQPMALRVPNLPPSPPLSSLHHIILQHTALSVPPSSSSSPSSSPSPAIHPHPAQLPHPLPPLHPSLPHHLHLSPFSISSLFPSILLSHHPIPLLPQSPAFHAAQLTPLSPVALQPLNPQPFMDRAWPVRFQQKAL from the exons gAGTGTGCAGAGAGGGCTTTGGGCTGCTCAGTTGAGGATCTGAAGGCTCTTTTCTACTGTGAGCTGTGTCACAAGCAGTACCTCAGACACCAGGAGTTTGACAACCACATCAATTCCTACGACCACGCACACAAACAG aggCTGAAAGAACTCAAGCACAGGGAGTTTGCGCGCAACGTGGCCTCAAAATCATGGAAGGACCAACGCAAACAGGATAAGGCTCTCAGACGCCTGCACCAGCTTGCGCGGCTGCAACAGGATACTCAGCA AGTCCCAGAAAGGACTTATGGGCTAAGAAGTGCAGTCAGGGCTGTGAGCCAGAAAGATAGAGACATGGACCAAAGAGACCATAGCCCTCAGGACAAACCTGAATCCTTCAACCACACCCAGAGACCCCCTCCTATGCAACCCAGAACAGCTCCTCTCAGCCACCTACCAGAACATCCATACCAATCTCCTTCCCAAATACCACTGGCAACTGCTCTAGCAGAGTCCCCACGAATCACATATCCGGCATCCAATTCAAGCCCTTCTGCCGTGAACCCCCAGTCTTGCCTAGGCTTGTATCCCCAGCTACCAGGCAGACTTGGGGTGTCCTTCTGCTTCTCACGCAGGGGGCCCAGGCTTGAGCcttctgcctctgtcttctcagacctggaagaggaggagagagagaagagggaacaAATGAAGGAAAGGATAAAGGGAATAATGGAAGACATTGACAGGGAAATTGGAGAAGTAGAGGAGAGGAAATACAGTGATAGTGAAAAGCTCAAGTCCAGCTCTGACAACAGTGAGCCGAGTGACATGGTGCCAATCCCCAGAGAGACTgccagagaagaggaggagactgaaaaaagagacacagtGAAAGAACACTCTTCTCTTTCCACAGAAGTACCTGATAATCAGAGCCATGATTCACTATTCTCGCCATCACAGGCCCTAAGGAGCACAGCTCTAGCAGGGGCACACATggacactgaacacacagacagtgagacagagagaaaacaagaaaaagaggggacagaggacagtcagtatatgtgtgtgctggGAAAAGATGGCTCTACCTGTCTGAGATGGCCTGTCAGTTTGCTGAAGTTCACCAAATCTCAACCAAACATCTGCTACAGCTGCAACCCACTCTGCTTGAACCCCCAAAGACCAGAACAACTCACAGAGGAACTGCAGGAGTCACGGCAAAATCACTTGTGTGCTCTCTCAGATGAATCAAATCCACGTGTGCCAGCTATTCTTACACCAGACGCTCATTCCTgtttacacagacagacaagacaagagcttagagcacacagacaggcacaaaCTGAGGAAAATTTCAAGGCAGAGCAACATATCGATGTGGAGACAGAAGAACACCTGTTCCTAAAGAACAAAGACCTTTCATCATCAGACACGAGACCAGAAAGGGGAAGATGCATGCTAAGTATGGAGAGTTGTGTGAGGGCAGCCTCCCATCCATTTGACCCCGCTCACAGCGACAGCTCTGATACAAACTCCCAGAATCCTCTGGGAGGCAGATTAGGGGGTGCGAGGGGGATCAGGGAGAGAGCCATCACAGCCCTGAGCTGTAAATCACAGTCTGTCACACAGGGGACGTGCATCAGCCCGtccaggtgtgagtgtgggAGTGAGACAATGTGCAAGTGTGCCAGCGCTCCACAGCCGTACGTGGGTGTCTCAGAAGTGTCACGCAAAAAGAGGAAAGccagcacaaagaaacacaagctgggaaagaggaagaggagcaagaAGGAAAAAGCTTCAAACAAGCGCCAATCAGTAAGGTGCAAAGTGAGGAGTGTTGTCTCTACTGTCTCCACTGGCgttgagaggagagaagaagctgTAGGGAGCTGGGGGAAGAAAAAGAGGCAAGGGGAGATgggggagatgaggaggaggaggatggtgcAAAGAGCAGGGAGCAGCTGTCTCCTGGGGAGATGTGAAGCTGAGCCagtatctgtctctgtcaggaaGAGGAGGCCTCACAGGAGCCATAGCACTGAATCCCAGTCACagccagacagagagcaggCAGAACGCTGCAGTGCCTCCTCCCAGCTCgccagacacacagcagacagagacaccaAGGGGGAGGGAAAGCGAGACCAAGATGCAGTGACTTTTCCCTGGCGGTCTCACTTCTCTTTACACTCCTTCACACCAGGATGTAACTCAAAGCTGTTTTGGGAAAGGGGTCACCATAGCAACCCCAGGAGTTTCATTGACTGCTGTTACCCTGACAACAGCTGTGGTTGCAGCCcggcaagaaagagaaaagtccTCCACAGGGACAGGAAATTCATTCATCGTAAGAGGAAGAGTTTGAGGCGTCGTGAAGTCTgggaggagacggagaggggCAAGAAAATGAGAGGGCATTCAGGTGGCAGAGATAGGGGCCTGGTTTCAGATACAGAGCAGTGGGAGTGGATGAGAGGGAGCTGTCCTGGAGGCAGTGAGGAGGTCAGGCCAAGGGCAGGGTGGAGATCGAGAAACAGAGTAGTGGAGTGGGAACGGTTGTCAAGGTTTAGCCCCAGTCCTAGCAGCTGGGGCCAGAGAAACAGACATCTTAGCACAGAAGATGTAGAGTGGGACAGATGCAGCGTGGACAGATGGACATGGGGCAGCAGCGACAGCTGGGAAGACAGGGGGACACACAGATCCACGTCAGGCTCCGGGACAGgggcagacagcagagacagcccGGCCTGTGTATGGAAATTTGCAGGCAGCAGTCGCTCAAGCTCAAGACACTTCTCGAGCCCTGAGTGGTGGACAAGTAGGCAGACGTACAGCCCCCAGTCTGTGATCAACACACGGGCCAGCAGGTGCCACAGCCCTCGTTCCTGCAgcccctgcagcagcaccagcatgTCTGAGCTTAGCTGGGAGTGGAGCAGGAGCAGCACCTGCTCGGGAGTCACAGTGGATGGATTGACGGTTAGCTCCTGCAGGACATCCTCAGGAGCACCAGGAGTCTCATCTGAGGCCCCTCAGGAGGCAAAAAAGCAGAGCAGCCCCACATCCACGCCATCCAGCCACACCTCTGGCTCCTTCTCTCATTCTTCACCCCACAGATCCTCTTTTGCTCCCACAGTCTCAGGCCTCAACACACGCCATTGTGACAAAAGTCCCTCTCAGCTGAAGGAACCCAATTTACAGTCTGACCTTGGCCATGGGTCCCCTGGCCCTGTCGCAACAAGCAGGACAGGTGCAACTCCAGGAATGTCCCCCGGTAAGTCTGGACCACAGAAATCAACCAGGATGTTGCTTCTCCCTCTCATAGGGAAACTACCTGCAATCCAGAGAAAGgcaaggaggagaaaggggCTGCTGGAGAAAAGtcaggagaaggagggagaggacgaAGAGGAAGCTAAAGGCAGTGGAGGGGATCCTGGAGCAGTCATCAACAGTCAAAAATGTCCTCTGGCTGAGTCAAACCCCAGCAGCATGCCAAATCTCTGCCCGTCACAGATTAGGACTGATTACaaacagacaggtggagagacagTTCTGCCAATCAGCTTTACTGCTGAGGAGATGGACAAATACCGCCTCCTGCAAGAGCAGGCAAGAGAGCACATGCAGAAAGTCCTGGAAAAGACACAAGAGAGCGCAGATCTACTAAAGGAGGCAAACTACACTCACACAGCACAGGCAGACAACTGTGGGACTTCAGAGGAGCAATTCACACCTGCACCCGCGAACAACCCTCCACAACCTCAACCTCAGTcaattcacacagacacaatgcaaacacaagcacagcacAGCCTCCAGGTCAGTCTCCCACTCCCACATGTGACCCCACAAGAGAACTTTACTCAACCCATGGCTCTGAGAGTCCCCAAcctccccccctctccccctctctccagcctccatcacatcattttacaacacacagctctctctgtgcccccctcctcctcatcctctccctcttcatcacCCTCTCCTGCCATCCACCCACACCCAGCTCAGCTCCCTCACCCCCTGCCCCCTCTTCACCCATCCCTCCCTCATCACCTTCACCTGTCTCCCTTCTCCATATCCTCCCTGTTTCCCTCCATCCTGCTGTCTCATCACCCtatccctctcctcccccagtCCCCCGCTTTTCATGCAGCCCAACTCACTCCGCTCTCCCCAGTAGCCCTGCAACCCTTGAACCCACAGCCTTTCATGGACAGAGCGTGGCCAGTGAGGTTTCAACAGAAGGCGTTGTGA